The bacterium genomic interval CAGCTATAGCTGTCCACCCGGACCTTGAATATGTGGTTGCAGAGGTTGATGACAACAGGTATATCCTTGCTAAAAACCTTGTGGAGACTGTTTTTACAAAGATTGAAGCAAAAACGTCTATAAAAGAAAGTTTTAAGGGCTCAGAACTTGAAGGGTGTAAATATAGGCACCCGTTCCTAAACAGAGAATCTAAAGTTATACTTGCAAATTTTGTTTCATCTGAAGATGGTACTGGTTGTGTTCACATAGCGCCAGGACACGGAGAAGAAGACTATTACGCTGGCACAAAAAATAATCTTGAAATCTTATCTCCAGTTGATGAAAAAGGTAGGTTCACAAAAGAAGTGGAAGAGTTTGAAGGAATAAAAGTTTTTGATGCGGACCCTAAAATAATAGAGACCCTACAAAAAGAAGGAACTCTTTTTTACAGTGAAGAACTCGAACATTCATACCCACATTGTTGGAGATGTAAACGACCTGTTATCTTTAGAAGTACAAAACAATGGTTTTTAAAGATCGACCAGAACAACCTCCGCGAAACCTTAAAAGAAGAGATACAAAAAGTAGTATGGGTCCCTGCGGAAGGTAAGAATCGTATAGGTTCAATGGTAGAGACAAGACCAGACTGGTGCCTTTCAAGGCAAAGGTTGTGGGGAGTTCCGATACCAATTTTCTACTGTAAAGAATGCGGTAAACCAGTGATAACAAAAGAAACGATAAATAGAATAGAAGATTTAATAAAAAAACACGGTGCTGACGTGTGGATGGAGAAAGACGAAAAAGAACTACTGCCAGACAATTTCCAATGTCCACACTGTAAAGAGAAAGATTTTGTAAAGGAGAAAGATATACTTGATGTATGGTTTGACTCTGGAGTCAGCCATCTTGCTGTTTTAAAAAACAATCCTGAGTTAAGATGGCCAGCTAACCTTTATTTGGAAGGAAGCGACCAACACAGAGGATGGTTCCAAACATCTCTCATAACTTCCTGCGGGATAGAGAAAAAAGCTCCATATAAAACCGTTTTAACACACGGCTTTGTGGTTGACGCAGAAGGAAGAAAAATGAGCAAATCTCTCGGTAATGTCATAACCCCTGAGGAACTAATAAAAAAACACGGTGCTGAAATAGTACGTATATGGAGTATCTCTGAAAACTACCAACAAGATATACGTATATCTGATAACATCATAGATAACGTTGTTATGACCTACAAAAGAATAAGGAACACTTTTAGGTTTCTATTAGGAAACCTTTATGACTTCCTACCATCAGAAGCCCTTCAATATGACCAACTTGAAGAGGTTGACAGATGGGCTATTGAAAAGTTGCAACAACTGCTTAATAAGGTTTCAGAATATTATGATATTTTTGCTTTAAACAAGGCGTATGAAGAAATACATAATTATTGTAACCTGTATCTTTCTTCTTTTTATCTTGACCATCTCAAAGACCGCCTTTACACGTACGGTAAAAATTCAACAGAAAGAAAAAGTGGTCAGACAGCCCTATATCAAATATTGATGGCTCTCTTAAAAATTTTAGCCCCAATAATATCTTTTACCACAGAAGAAGCGTATCAATCAATACCTTGGCAAAACAGAAAAGAGAGTATTTTTCTTGAAGAATGGCCAGATTTAAAAGAACCAAATAATATACTTCTTGAAAAATGGGAAAGTTTTTTTGAATTTCGGAAAAAAGTTCTAAAAAAGATTGAAGAAAAACGTGAAGAGAAGATAGTAAGAGGTAGTCTTGAAGCAAAAATAACCATATCAGGAGACAAGGAGTTAATTTCTTTCCTCAAAACTTTTGAAAATATTGAGGGTCTATTTATTGTTTCAGAGGTTACACTTAAAGAAACAGAAGAGACAGAAATTGTTGTTGAGAAAACCTCTTTAAAAAAATGTAACAGGTGCTGGATACATTTTCAAGAGACTACTCCAAACAAAGAATTCCCTGATGTTTGTAGCAAGTGTATCAAGGCTATAGAAGAGAACCTGAAATAGTAAGATGGAATATATAATAGATGCATACAACCTCATAAAAAGCAGTTTTTTAAAAAAATATGAAGGTGACCAAAAAAATAGAGGCGTTGATATTCTTCTTTATATGCTTTCAGAATATAGACGTAAACACCCTTCA includes:
- the ileS gene encoding isoleucine--tRNA ligase yields the protein MEDLSKTVLLPKTSFPMKGNLNQKEPEFLKLWDSQDIYQKMIKKNQNNEYYLLHDGPPYANGRIHLGTALNKILKDVVVKHKSLRGFYSPYKPGWDCHGMPIEHQIFKKMKVGKGEVDAIKFRKQAAEYAKKFMSIQREEFRRLGVLGEWENPYLTLNYEYEATIVKAFWDLYSEGYIHQSYKPIYWCISCETALAEAEIEYENIPSASIYIKFPAVKVPEGLNNTNLYFLVWTTTPWTLPGNTAIAVHPDLEYVVAEVDDNRYILAKNLVETVFTKIEAKTSIKESFKGSELEGCKYRHPFLNRESKVILANFVSSEDGTGCVHIAPGHGEEDYYAGTKNNLEILSPVDEKGRFTKEVEEFEGIKVFDADPKIIETLQKEGTLFYSEELEHSYPHCWRCKRPVIFRSTKQWFLKIDQNNLRETLKEEIQKVVWVPAEGKNRIGSMVETRPDWCLSRQRLWGVPIPIFYCKECGKPVITKETINRIEDLIKKHGADVWMEKDEKELLPDNFQCPHCKEKDFVKEKDILDVWFDSGVSHLAVLKNNPELRWPANLYLEGSDQHRGWFQTSLITSCGIEKKAPYKTVLTHGFVVDAEGRKMSKSLGNVITPEELIKKHGAEIVRIWSISENYQQDIRISDNIIDNVVMTYKRIRNTFRFLLGNLYDFLPSEALQYDQLEEVDRWAIEKLQQLLNKVSEYYDIFALNKAYEEIHNYCNLYLSSFYLDHLKDRLYTYGKNSTERKSGQTALYQILMALLKILAPIISFTTEEAYQSIPWQNRKESIFLEEWPDLKEPNNILLEKWESFFEFRKKVLKKIEEKREEKIVRGSLEAKITISGDKELISFLKTFENIEGLFIVSEVTLKETEETEIVVEKTSLKKCNRCWIHFQETTPNKEFPDVCSKCIKAIEENLK